In the genome of Oligoflexus sp., the window CGCGCCGGTGATTTACTGGAAAAACCCTGAACGATGGTCCAGGGGCCTCCACCGCTCAGAATGTGGGACGAACGGGCGGGAAGCTGGCCTGCGGCTTCCAAGGTGATGCTGGTGCTTTCGCCTGGTTTCTGCGGGAAATGGTAGGAGAAATAGCCGAAGCTATCGGTGCGGCCGAGTTCCTTGCTGTCGAGTTTGATGGCGACATCATGCAGACCGCGAATGGATTTATAAGTTTTTTGCAGCGCGAACACTTCAATCGACTGACCGCGGATCAAATCAATGCGCACCTTGTCGCCATGAGCCAACGAAATGATTTTCGTCTGCGGTTGATAGTTCGGAGCGCGCACCAGAATATGGACATTGTCGGTCGCGAAGCTGGCAGGCAAAGTCAGTGTGCAGCGACCCCGGGCATTGGTGGTACAGCCTTCGAGCCATTGACCCTGCTCCGGGTCTCCGTAAAGAACGTGGGCGTCGCTGACATTATCCCGACCGCTCGCAGCATAAAACGTGATGAGACGGGACGTGTTGTCGCCATTTTCCAAAAGCGTATTGGCTGCTTTCTGTGCGGAGAGCTCAGGATCGAAAGGCTCCATATCCTGAGGAGTGGACTGCCCTTCCGTATTCACGGCCTGCAGCGCTGCGATCAGGCCGGGATCGGATTCCTCCTGCTCTTTATTGTCTTCGATCGCCGTGGCTGCTGCGGGCTGAGGTGCTTCCACAGGTTTCTGTTCCGCAGGTTCGGTCGGCAGGGCCTGGTTTTCTGCGATGTTTTTGGGAACCGCATAAAGCGTGGCCTGAACATTGAAATGATTCAGGTCGCCTTTGTTGACCCGGATGGTTTCGAAGTAGGGCGCATAGAAGAGCTGCGTGCTCGGTTTATTGATTTCAATCAAAACACCTTCATCAAGTGGCAATTCCATGGTGATCCGGGCCTGGCCCTGATCATTGGTCTGCCCGACGGGCTGCTTTTGTATGGAAATCTGGGCTCCAGGGATGGGATCTCCGGAGCCATCGGTCACGCGGATTCTGAATGTGGCTTCGGCTTTGAAGAAACGGCAGCTTTGGACCGCCAGGGCGAGGATCCCAAGGCTGAATAAAAGACAAAGAGTGCGGATGAACCGACTCATGGAAACCCCCTCATCAGGAAAAAATTGCTTCTTTCATTGTAGCAGAGGGGACAGAGACCGACGAGGGGCTGACGCTCGTCGCAAGGGGGCGGGATCGGCTTCGTTACTGAGCGGTGGAATGGCTTTCGGAATCAAGCGTTTCCGAGCCGAGATGCGTCTGCTGGACTTTAGGTTCCTTGGTCAAGGGGAACGCAAATTCCTTGCTGCGACCCTGTTCGTCTTTCACAGTGATGCGAACCGCCGTGAAAAGACCTGCGCCCTTGGTCGGACTTGCGAAATGAAAGACTTTATTCTTGTAGTATCGAATGTTGAAGTGCTCATCCGAGCTGGGATCGTCCTGATCGCCGGTATCGACCGCGCTTTCCGAACCTTCCGATTGCGTGTCGAGCCAGACGCCGTCCTTGCCACTTTCAAAGAAGCGGGCCTGCGCCGTGACAGTGCCGGAAGCCTTGCTCCCTTTGTTGGTATTCTTGAGCGAGAAGCGGATGGTCAGGGTTTCATCATGAACCGCGCTTGAAAAATTCTCGATCGCGATGGTCGGTTCATTGTTCGGAAGTTGTTCAATCGCGTTCGCTATGACTTTTTCCTTGGGATCCGGAACTGCAAGGGCCTTTTCGGGCTCAGGAGCCGGAGGCAAAGCTTTGGCCGCCAGGGTGGGCGGGGCAGGACGAACCACAACCTGGGGAGGGACTGCGGGTTTTTCGTCGTCCGCATCATCAGGCTTGATTGCAGGCAGCGCGGCCAGGCGTTCCTCGACCGTGGCTCCGCCGGGAAGCAGCGGATTGCCATCATTCGGATAGGCCTTCTCATAGACCTGATCATAACGGGTCTGATAATTGAAGATGACCGAAAGCAGATTGCGACTGCGGGTCCGAAGTTCGTTATTAAGACCATTCTCCCGAATCAGCAGCAGACTGGCGATCAGCGACCAGCTGACCAAAAGGCAAAGGGTGCCGACCGTCAGGTAACCTTTTTTGATGCTGAACTTGAGCGTCCGGGTCCGCTTCGAATCAATGAAGTAGATGATATTGAGATAACGCTTCCGCTCGCTGCGCGGCCGGTTACCTGCTTTCTCTTTTACGTCCAGGCTTTTTTGAGTCACGTAAGACCCCCCAAACTGCGGACGGATTGATGTCTACCTCTGCTTCATTATACCACTTTGACTTTCTCTGACAAATGGCAGGGCTGGGAAAAATCCGCCGAGCGTTGGGAACATTTGCGGAAGTAAGCGTTTTTACATGCTGTACGCTTGATTTACGGGTTAGAATGAAAGCGCAGTATCTGGTATCTTGCCGATCCTTGGCGAACGTGCGCCTTGAAGTTGATCCAGTAAGAAGGGGATGCCGTGTTTACTCCGTCGGCCACATCGCCCGTCATGAAGCTTGCCATCTACCGCTCCACAAGTATTGGGGATGTGGTGCTTGCCACCGCGTGCGTGGATCTTTTGCGTCAGATTCCGACACCTGTTCAGATTACCTGGGTGGGCCGCAAGCCCGCCTTGCAGCTTATTGGCAGCGCTTTTCCTGAAATGAAAATCGTGGAAGTCGATCCCGATCTCACCAACTATCAGGAGAAGGTGCTTCACGAACTGAGGGATATTCACTTCCTTGTGGATCTGCAGACCAATCTGCGTTCGCAGCTGCTCTGCCGGTCCCTGAAGCGTGACTATAAGATCCCGAGTTACATTTGCCACAAAAGAACGATAGATCGCGGGACTATGACCATCAGTTCCCGTTTGCGGGGACGTCGGCGGCCCTTGCCTGAATCCTATGTGTCCACCACCCAGCATCAGTTCGATATGATGACCCAGACCCTGAAACAGGCTTTGGAAGTGCATTTGCCGGTGGAAGTGCGCGATGGCCTGGATAAGATCAACGCCCGACCCCTTCTGCCAACCGCTCATGATCCTGGGCAAAAACCCTGGCAAAAGGAGCTGAAATTCGGACACTGGCTGGCGGTGGCTCCAGGTG includes:
- a CDS encoding glycosyltransferase family 9 protein, with translation MFTPSATSPVMKLAIYRSTSIGDVVLATACVDLLRQIPTPVQITWVGRKPALQLIGSAFPEMKIVEVDPDLTNYQEKVLHELRDIHFLVDLQTNLRSQLLCRSLKRDYKIPSYICHKRTIDRGTMTISSRLRGRRRPLPESYVSTTQHQFDMMTQTLKQALEVHLPVEVRDGLDKINARPLLPTAHDPGQKPWQKELKFGHWLAVAPGAAHEAKKAPLNLLRDTLELLNRHLRQDPAMRDQTIGLCFVGNDKDRDCALSILDSIDWPGPILNLAGKLSLWETALALKDTDGLLCNDSGLLHIAEAVGTPVAALFGPTVEAFGFPPWRPESKAFSSLLGCRPCSKHGAADCRYGDKLCFGLIQPPQIVDHLKTLLKRNVGNGQN